A window of the Cannabis sativa cultivar Pink pepper isolate KNU-18-1 chromosome X, ASM2916894v1, whole genome shotgun sequence genome harbors these coding sequences:
- the LOC115725539 gene encoding uncharacterized protein LOC115725539, which produces MTPPILRSGNVVRNLENTFEKSEKEKAVKITMEDEIAYWKSSIVCYVLGANPPLSVLDGFVRRIWSGKIDKVGLLSYGVFLIRFDTMEHRDEVLNGGYIFFNKRLVIMKAWDPNTNFKNEDIRTIPIWVQLTDLELKYWGQRALFKIIGQVGEPIMVDDATKERDKLSYPRVLIQVSIHQEFPGTIYFEDEHGNNIPVEIFYEWKPIRCGNCKGIGHATLDCRKKESLKQEWVVKNDKRKAEEKPKPAPREFQAVTKGWKIKAKEPITGPSTSNSFQALQGNSLIEEAVT; this is translated from the coding sequence ATGACGCCCCCAATTCTTAGATCTGGGAACGTGGTGAGAAACCTAGAAAATACTTTTGAGAAGTCTGAGAAAGAGAAGGCAGTCAAGATTACTATGGAAGATGAGATAGCTTACTGGAAGTCATCTATTGTTTGTTATGTGCTAGGAGCCAATCCGCCATTATCAGTTTTGGATGGTTTTGTTAGACGCATATGGAGTGGAAAGATCGACAAGGTCGGACTACTGTCATATGGGGTGTTCTTAATCAGATTTGATACAATGGAGCATCGTGATGAAGTGCTGAATGGTGGCTACATATTCTTTAATAAGAGACTTGTCATCATGAAGGCGTGGGATCCAAATACTAACTTCAAAAATGAGGATATTCGTACTATTCCAATTTGGGTTCAGCTTACAGATTTGGAGTTGAAGTATTGGGGGCAAAGAGCTTTGTTCAAAATCATTGGCCAAGTAGGAGAACCTATTATGGTGGATGATGCTACCAAAGAGAGAGACAAGCTTAGCTATCCAAGAGTCCTCATTCAAGTGTCCATTCATCAAGAATTCCCAGGTACTATCTATTTTGAAGATGAGCATGGAAATAATATACCTGTTGAAATCTTTTATGAGTGGAAACCTATAAGATGTGGAAATTGTAAAGGAATAGGCCATGCCACTCTGGATTGTCGTAAGAAAGAAAGTTTGAAGCAGGAGTGGGTGGTCAAGAACGATAAAAGAAAAGCtgaagaaaaaccaaaaccaGCACCAAGGGAGTTCCAAGCAGTAACCAAAGGCTGGAAAATTAAAGCAAAAGAACCAATTACAGGACCCTCTACATCTAATTCCTTCCAAGCTCTACAGGGTAATTCTCTTATAGAAGAGGCTGTAACATAA
- the LOC115725531 gene encoding uncharacterized protein LOC115725531: MDKIISWNVRGINSQQKQNMVKHFIAIQKVGLVGLLETRVKAPKLGALYMNMFSGWCFTTNLAWHKGGRIILAWNPNQFIVCILTCSSQLIHIRVTTFDGKYQFYATFVYGFNDEQGRQQLWQGLQGLSSTDPWIVLGDFNDILHKEERIGDRVRILANEAWMELLATAEAIFLTEGLFDHTPVVVSIHPAMESGRKPFKYFRMWSSHPNFQQIILAVWNQHVQGIKMYQVVTKLKALKSSFKELNKCHFSDIQAADVKSRPDLFDCQTRLQKDPLSKGLQEQEADSRKIYADVHKNYCSFLHQNSRMAWIKDGMKILVTP, encoded by the exons ATGGATAAAATCATCTCCTGGAACGTCCGAGGAATCAACAGCCAGCAAAAGCAAAATATGGTCAAGCATTTTATTGCTATTCAAAAAGTTGGTTTGGTTGGTCTCCTTGAGACGAGAGTTAAGGCTCCAAAGCTTGGAGCCTTATATATGAACATGTTTTCGGGTTGGTGTTTTACTACTAATTTGGCTTGGCATAAGGGAGGAAGGATTATCTTAGCTTGGAATCCCAATCAGTTCATAGTGTGTATCCTGACTTGCTCGAGTCAACTTATCCACATTCGGGTTACAACTTTTGATggtaaatatcaattttatgcAACCTTCGTATACGGATTTAATGATGAACAAGGAAGGCAACAATTGTGGCAGGGTTTACAAGGTCTTTCTAGTACTGATCCATGGATAGTATTAGGGGACTTTAATGACATCCTTCATAAGGAAGAAAGAATAGGTGACAGAGTAAG AATTTTGGCTAATGAGGCCTGGATGGAATTATTGGCAACTGCAGAAGCTATCTTTCTCACAGAAGGCTTGTTTGATCATACACCTGTAGTGGTTTCTATACACCCTGCTATGGAGAGTGGAAGGAAGCCTTTCAAGTATTTTAGGATGTGGTCTTCCCATCCTAATTTTCAGCAGATTATCTTGGCAGTTTGGAATCAACATGTGCAGGGCATAAAAATGTACCAGGTTGTTACCAAGTTAAAAGCTCTTAAATCTTCCTTCAAAGAGCTAAACAAATGTCACTTTTCTGACATTCAAGCAGCTGATGTTAAATCTAGGCCAGATCTATTTGATTGTCAAACCAGACTCCAAAAAGATCCATTGAGTAAAGGGTTGCAAGAGCAGGAGGCTGATTCTAGGAAGATATATGCGGATGTACACAAAAACTACTGCTCTTTCTTGCACCAGAACTCGAGAATGGCTTGGATAAAGGATGGAATGAAAAttcttgtaacaccctaa